The sequence below is a genomic window from Paenibacillus silvisoli.
TCCGACCGCGCGGAAGCGGAAGCGCGTCTGACGGCAATGTGCGAGAAGCTGCTGGCGAACACGGTAGTGGAAGACTACCGTTTTGAATTGGAGGGATAAACGATGAAGTTTGCGGTACTCGTTTTTCCAGGCTCCAACTGCGATATCGACTGCTACAAGGCAGTAGAAGATACGATCGGCCAGAAGGTCGACTACGTATGGCACACGTCGACGGATCTGTCCGGCTATGACGCGATTCTCGTGCCGGGCGGCTTCTCTTACGGCGATTACCTGCGCTGCGGCGCGATTGCCCGTTTTGCCCCGGTCATGAACGAAGTGGTAAAAGCAGCCGCAGAGGGCAAGTTCATTCTCGGCATCTGCAACGGCTTCCAGATCCTCACGGAAGCAGGCCTGCTGCCAGGCGCGCTGCGCCGCAACAGCGGCATGAAATTCATTTGCGCGCAAACGCAGCTTGAAGTCGCGAACAACAACACCGCCTTCACGAGCGCGTACAGCGAAGGCGAAATCATCGATATTCCGATCGCCCACGGCGAAGGCAACTACTACTGCGACGATGAAACGCTCGCGCAGCTGAAAGCAAACAATCAAATCGTGTTCCGTTACGCGGGCGACACCAACCCGAACGGTTCCGTGGACAATATCGCCGGCATCAGCAATGAGCGCGGCAACGTCGTCGGCATGATGCCGCATCCGGAGCGCGCAGTGGACGAGCTGCTCGGCTCCGCAGACGGCAAACGGATGTTTACTTCGATTTTGAACGCGTGGAGGGAAAAGAATGGCGCAGCAGTTAACAGCTAAGGAGCCGACAGCGGAACAAATTGCGGACCAACGCATTTATACGCAGTTCGGAGTAACGGATTACGAATATGAACTGGTTTGCGGTTTTCTCGGACGCAAGCCGAACTATACGGAGATCGGCGTTTTCAGCGTTATGTGGTCGGAGCACTGCTCCTACAAAAACTCGAAGAAAATTCTGAAGAAGTTCCCGATCACGGGCCCGAAAGTATTGATGGGTCCGGGCGAAGGCGCGGGCATCGTCGATATCGGCGACAACCAAGCGGTCGTGTTCAAGATCGAATCGCATAACCATCCGTCCGCGGTCGAGCCTTACCAAGGCGCGGCAACAGGCGTAGGCGGCATTATCCGCGACATTTTCTCCATGGGCGCTAGACCGGTTGCGCTGCTCAACAGCCTTCGTTTCGGCAACCTTGAAAACGCGCGCGTTAAATATTTGTTCGAGCACGTGGTCGGCGGGATCGCGGGCTATGGCAACTGCATCGGCATTCCGACGGTTGCGGGCGAAGTCATGTTTGACGAAAGCTACGAAGGCAACCCGCTCGTTAACGCGATGTGCGTCGGTCTTATCGATCATGATAAAATCCAGCGCGGCGTAGCCAAAGGCGTAGGCAACCCTGTTTTCTACGTCGGTCCAGCTACGGGCCGCGACGGTATTCACGGTGCGACGTTCGCATCGGTCGAACTGTCCGAAGAATCCGAAGAGAAGCGTACGGCGGTTCAAGTCGGCGATCCGTTCATGGAGAAGCTGGTTATGGAAGCAACGCTTGAGCTGATCAATGCCGGCATCGTAGTCGGTATTCAAGATATGGGAGCGGCAGGCCTTACTTGCTCCAGCGCGGAGATGGCGTCCAAAGCGGGCAACGGCTTGGAGCTGTACCTCGACGAGGTGCCTCAGCGCGAAGAAGGCATGACCCCTTACGAAATGATGCTGTCCGAGTCGCAAGAGCGTATGCTGTTCGTCGTTGAGCCGCAGCACGAAGCGCAGGCGAAAGAAATTTTCGACCGTTGGGGCATCATCTGCGTGAAGGTCGGTAAAGTTACGGATGACGGCCGTCTGCGTCTGTTCCACCAAGGCGAAGAAGTGGCGAACATGCCTGTAAAAGCGCTCGTTGACGAGTGCCCGATGTACGACAAGCCGTCCGCAGAGCCAGCGTACTACGCGGCTAACGCGGCGATCGATACGGCGGCATATCCGGAAGTAACGGATCTGACCGGCGCATTGAAGCAAGTGTTGGCTTCGCCAACGGTTGCGAGCAAAGAGTGGGTGTACAACCAGTACGACTACATGGTGCGTACGAGCACAGCGGTTCAACCGGGCTCCGACGCGGCGGTCGTTACGATCCGCGGTACGCGCAAAGCGCTCGCGATGACAACGGACTGCAACGGCCGTTACGTATACCTCGATCCAGAGGTTGGCGGACGCATTGCGGTTGCGGAAGCAGCGCGTAACATCGTGTGCTCCGGCGCAGAGCCGCTTGCGATTACGGACAACCTGAACTTCGGTAACCCGGAGAAGCCGGAAGTGTTCTGGCAAATCGAGAAGGCGGCAGACGGCATTTCCGAAGCTTGCCGCACGCTCGAAACGCCGGTTATCGGCGGTAACGTCAGCTTGTACAACGAAAACGCAAAAGGCGCGATCTACCCGACGCCGGTTATCGGCATGGTCGGTCTCGTGCATGACATAGACCATATCACGACGCAAGGCTTCAAAGCCGAAGGCGACGTTATCATACTCGCCGGCGAAACGAAGCACGAGCTTGGCGGCAGCGAGCTGCAATACGTGCTGCACGGCAAGAGCGAAGGCCGTCCGCCGGAAATCGACCTTGCGGTTGAGAAGAAGCTCCTGAACGGCGTGCTTGGCGCGATCCGCGAAGGCTTTGTCGCTTCGGCGCATGACCTGTCCGAAGGCGGCTTGGCCGTCGCATTGGCAGAGTCCGCAATCAGCGGCAAGCTTGGCGCCGAAGTGAACGTGGCAACGGACCTGCGTCCGGACGCTGCGCTGTTCAGCGAGTCGCAATCCCGTATTTTGCTTTCGGCTAAACCGGAGCATGCGGATGCGCTGCAAAAGCTTCTGACCGAGCAAGGCGTTCCGAACGCGGCAATCGGCGTTGTTCGCAGCAGCGGCCTGGTCGTAAACGTAAATGGCAAACCGGGCATCAACGCGCCGGTTGATCAACTGGAGAAGGTTTGGAAGGATGCGATTCCATGTCTGATGAAATAAAACAGCTGCCTCAGCTGTGGACTGGCGATCACTATAACGAAGGCATCGGCCGTGACGATATTTTCGATAAATTGCGCGAAGAGTGCGGGGTATTCGGGGCGTTCGGCATCCCGGATGCCTGCTCCCTCGGCTACTACGGACTGCATGCGCTGCAGCACCGCGGCGAAGAGAGCTCGGGAATGGCTGCGGTTGTGTCGTCAACAGGGGCGTTCTCGTACCACCGCGGCATGGGCCTCGTGAAGGAAGTATTCGACCAGTCGACGCTGGACGCTCTTCCGGGCGACCGCGTCATCGGCCATGTGCGTTACTCGACGGCTGGCGAGAGCAAGCTTGGAAACGCTCAGCCGCTTATCTTTAAATACCGCGACGGCGATCTGGCCGTAGCAACAAACGGAAACATCGTGAACGCGCCTTCGATCCGCAAGGAGCTGGAGAGCCAGGGCTCGATCTTCCAAACGACGAGCGATACGGAAGTTATCGCGCACTTGATCGCACGCTCGAGCAAAGATTTCGTAAGCGCGGCGAAGGATGCGTTGCAGCGGCTTATCGGCGGTTTTGCTTTTCTCCTGATGACCAACGATAAGCTGATCGTCGCCTCCGACAGCAATGGCTTGCGTCCGCTTGTAATGGGCAAGCTGGGCAACGGCTACGTGTTCGCGTCGGAGACTTGCGCGCTGGAAACCTGCGGCGCGGAATACGTTCGCGATGTGCAGCCGGGCGAGATGCTGGTGCTCGACAAGAACGGTCTAAGAGAGGACCGTTTCGATATGGTGGAGCGCCGCGCGACGTGCGCGATGGAATATATTTATTTTGCAAGACCGGACAGCGACATCAACGGCATTAACCTGCACTCGGCTCGCAAGCGCATGGGTCGTCAGCTGGCGCTTGAAGCGTTCTTCGATGCGGACGTGGTCACTGGCGTGCCGGATTCCAGTATTTCCGCGGCGATCGGCTATGCGGAGCAGACGGGCATCCCGTACGAGCTTGGTCTGATCAAGAACAAGTACACGGGCCGCA
It includes:
- the purF gene encoding amidophosphoribosyltransferase; its protein translation is MSDEIKQLPQLWTGDHYNEGIGRDDIFDKLREECGVFGAFGIPDACSLGYYGLHALQHRGEESSGMAAVVSSTGAFSYHRGMGLVKEVFDQSTLDALPGDRVIGHVRYSTAGESKLGNAQPLIFKYRDGDLAVATNGNIVNAPSIRKELESQGSIFQTTSDTEVIAHLIARSSKDFVSAAKDALQRLIGGFAFLLMTNDKLIVASDSNGLRPLVMGKLGNGYVFASETCALETCGAEYVRDVQPGEMLVLDKNGLREDRFDMVERRATCAMEYIYFARPDSDINGINLHSARKRMGRQLALEAFFDADVVTGVPDSSISAAIGYAEQTGIPYELGLIKNKYTGRTFIQPSQELREKGVKMKLSAVRKVVEGKRVVMIDDSIVRGTTSLRIVNLLREAGATEVHVCITSPPFKNPCYYGIDTPDRKELIASQLTVEEIRKAINADSLVFLSHEGFIDAVGGNDGEYNRGMCLACFDNDYPTPVDPTSEKSCSC
- the purQ gene encoding phosphoribosylformylglycinamidine synthase subunit PurQ, which codes for MKFAVLVFPGSNCDIDCYKAVEDTIGQKVDYVWHTSTDLSGYDAILVPGGFSYGDYLRCGAIARFAPVMNEVVKAAAEGKFILGICNGFQILTEAGLLPGALRRNSGMKFICAQTQLEVANNNTAFTSAYSEGEIIDIPIAHGEGNYYCDDETLAQLKANNQIVFRYAGDTNPNGSVDNIAGISNERGNVVGMMPHPERAVDELLGSADGKRMFTSILNAWREKNGAAVNS
- the purL gene encoding phosphoribosylformylglycinamidine synthase subunit PurL translates to MAQQLTAKEPTAEQIADQRIYTQFGVTDYEYELVCGFLGRKPNYTEIGVFSVMWSEHCSYKNSKKILKKFPITGPKVLMGPGEGAGIVDIGDNQAVVFKIESHNHPSAVEPYQGAATGVGGIIRDIFSMGARPVALLNSLRFGNLENARVKYLFEHVVGGIAGYGNCIGIPTVAGEVMFDESYEGNPLVNAMCVGLIDHDKIQRGVAKGVGNPVFYVGPATGRDGIHGATFASVELSEESEEKRTAVQVGDPFMEKLVMEATLELINAGIVVGIQDMGAAGLTCSSAEMASKAGNGLELYLDEVPQREEGMTPYEMMLSESQERMLFVVEPQHEAQAKEIFDRWGIICVKVGKVTDDGRLRLFHQGEEVANMPVKALVDECPMYDKPSAEPAYYAANAAIDTAAYPEVTDLTGALKQVLASPTVASKEWVYNQYDYMVRTSTAVQPGSDAAVVTIRGTRKALAMTTDCNGRYVYLDPEVGGRIAVAEAARNIVCSGAEPLAITDNLNFGNPEKPEVFWQIEKAADGISEACRTLETPVIGGNVSLYNENAKGAIYPTPVIGMVGLVHDIDHITTQGFKAEGDVIILAGETKHELGGSELQYVLHGKSEGRPPEIDLAVEKKLLNGVLGAIREGFVASAHDLSEGGLAVALAESAISGKLGAEVNVATDLRPDAALFSESQSRILLSAKPEHADALQKLLTEQGVPNAAIGVVRSSGLVVNVNGKPGINAPVDQLEKVWKDAIPCLMK